Genomic segment of Leptospira barantonii:
ATCGTGGAACTCGATGATACACATTCTTTTTTTGCGAATCCGAAGTCGGAAGCCGCCAAAAAACTTTTGGGTTCTTTCTACGATTCGAGAAGTTCTTACGATCCTTCCGGTCGCGGACTTTCTTCCGAAACCATTTCGAAAACTTCCGCGGAGGATCGTATTCTATGAATCTAATATTCGAAAATCTTCCCTTGGATGAATTCGCAAAGGCGTTTGTACAAACGTTTTGGATGGTGGGAATTTCACTTTCCATTTCGATTCTTTTCGGAATTCCTCTCGGACTTTTGATTTATCTGACCGACAAGGGAATTTTTATCCGAAATAAAATCGTTCATTCCGTTTTGAACACGATCGCAAACGTGGTTCGTTCGGTTCCGTTTGTGATTCTTTTGGTTGCGCTTCTTCCCTTAACTCAATGGATTACGGGAACAACAATCGGGCCGATCGCGGCTTCGGTTCCATTGTCCGTTGCGGCGATTCCATTCTTAGCAAGACTTGTGGAAGCGGCTCTTCGAGAAATTCCGGAAGGGGTTTTGGAAGCCAGCGTTGCAACGGGCGCTAGCCTAACATTGATTATACGAGAAATTCTGATTCCGGAAGCGTTACCCGGAATCGTCGCGGGAATCACTTTGACCACGGTCAGTCTTTTGGGTTTTTCTGCGATGGCCGGAATCGTGGGCGGGGGAGGGATCGGGGATCTTGCGATCCGTTTCGGTTATTACCGCTACGAGGACGGGATCATGTTTGCTACGGTCGCCATTCTCGTGATATTGGTGCAGTTGATCCAGTGGACCGGGGATAAGATCCGAAGAAAAACGGACAAACGCGCGGGTTAAGGACAAGTCGATTAAGAACCGCGCGGGTTCG
This window contains:
- a CDS encoding methionine ABC transporter permease; translation: MNLIFENLPLDEFAKAFVQTFWMVGISLSISILFGIPLGLLIYLTDKGIFIRNKIVHSVLNTIANVVRSVPFVILLVALLPLTQWITGTTIGPIAASVPLSVAAIPFLARLVEAALREIPEGVLEASVATGASLTLIIREILIPEALPGIVAGITLTTVSLLGFSAMAGIVGGGGIGDLAIRFGYYRYEDGIMFATVAILVILVQLIQWTGDKIRRKTDKRAG